TTATGCCGCCTGAAAACTGGTCACCACCGCCAGCAGGGCTTCCCGCTGTCCGGCATTAAACGGCTGCGGCGAGGTCAGGTTAAACGCCAGCAGCTGGCTGCCCCGGATTTGCAGCACCACCGTCTGGTGCATTTCCCCTTCCGGGCTCTGCCACTGGTAATCCAGCCGCCATGCCGTGTCGCCGCTGAGTTCAAGTTGCAGCCGCTGGTGCTCCTGATACCCCGGCAGATGGGTCGCAAATTGCGTCAGGGTTTGTTCATAATAGGCGGCGGGGTCCGTGCCCAGGGGGACCGGGGTGCGGTTTACCACCAGATTGACCCCGCTGTCATCCGGCAGCACAAACACGTGCATCGATTCATCGCGCCAGCCGGCGGGGATATTCAGGGTGCCTTCGTTCATCTGGTAAGGGTGTGCGCTCATGGTTTTTCGTTTTCCTTTTCGCTCTTTATTTATCGCATTGGTTCAGCCCATAGCAGAAAAATCCTGCTGAGCCGGTTTTAATAAGGTGATGGGGCTGTGCGGTATCAGTTCAGGGTGATGACCTCTTTCCCGTTAATAATCACGGCATTGCCGGTAATATGGATGTTGCCGTCTTTATCAATCGAGATACTCCCTTTGGTATTGCCGATAGTGATGCCGCTCTCGGTGGACTGAAGGGTGATTTGCCCTTTGGCACTGAGTACGCTGGTTTTCTCCACGGTGACCTGCCGGGTCCCGATGCTGCTCACTTCCATGCCGACCACTTCTTTATGGCGGTCGGCCCGCACGGTGATGACCTGGTTGTTGCCGACGCTTTCGGTATGGTCGTGCATCACGCGGGTACTGCGGTCATTGAGCACCGTCGTGTCCATATTTTTCTGTGCATGCAGTGACAGCTTTTCACTGCCCTTGGCATCCTCAAACAACAGTTCGTTATACCCCTCGCCCTTGTGGGTCTTGGAACGGAACGCCATCTGGGTTTTGCTGCCCGGCAGCTTGCCCGGCGGGATATTGCTGGCGTGATAAGTTCTGCCGGTGACGATGGGCTGGTCCGGGTCGCCGTGCAGGAAGTCCACCACCACTTCCTGGCCGATGCGCGGGATGGCCAGCATGCCCCAGCCCTGACCGGCCCACGGCTGGGTGACTCGTATCCAGCAGGAACTCTGGTCGTCAGATTTGCCGTACCGGTCCCACGGGAACTGGAGGCGGACGCGCCCGTACTGGTCACAGAAGATTTCTTCCCCCGCCGGCCC
This genomic interval from Xenorhabdus doucetiae contains the following:
- a CDS encoding DUF1795 domain-containing protein; this encodes MSAHPYQMNEGTLNIPAGWRDESMHVFVLPDDSGVNLVVNRTPVPLGTDPAAYYEQTLTQFATHLPGYQEHQRLQLELSGDTAWRLDYQWQSPEGEMHQTVVLQIRGSQLLAFNLTSPQPFNAGQREALLAVVTSFQAA